The DNA window CGCCGCAACAGCGAGAACCTGCTGGTCCTCGCCGGGCAGGAGGCCGCCCGCAAGTGGAGCGAGCCGGTCGAGATCATGGACATCGTGCGGGCCGCGCTCGGCGAGGTCGAGAGCTACGACCGGGTCAGCATCCAGGTGCAGTCGGACGTCGCCGTCGCCGGCCAGGCCGTCACCGACGTCGTGCACCTGCTCGCCGAGCTGGTCGAGAACGCCGTGTCGTTCTCGTCCCACGACACCAAGGTGATCATCTCCAGCAGCCGCATCGACGGCGGCTCGCTGCTGCTGTCGGTCACCGACAACGGCATCGGCATGACCCAGGAGGAGCTGGCCGAGGCCAACCACCGGCTGGCCAACCCGCCCGTCGTGGACGTGTCGGTGTCGCGGCGCATGGGACTGTTCGTGGTCGGGCGGCTGGCGCTGCGGCACAACATCCGGGTGCAGCTCCGCCGCCAGGACGTCGGCGGGCTGACCGCGATGGTGCTCGTGCCGCCGATGCTGCTCACGGCGGTGACCGGCGCGCTGCCCGGCCACCACTCGCAGCAGGGACAGTCGCCCGCCCTTCCCCCGATGGCGCCGGTCCTGGCCGCGCCGCCCGCGCCGCCCTTCCCGCCGCCCGTCCCGCCGGCGCGGCAGGCCGCCGCGCCGGTGGCGCCCTTCGCCGGGCATCCGTCGTTCGACGCGGCGATGCCCGAGCCGTCGTCCTGGTTCAGCTCGCCGCACACGGGCACCGGCTCCATGTCATCCCTGGAGGCGCCGCACGTGACGGGGTCGTACCCGTCGTTCGCCACGCCGCTGCCGTCGTACCCGGCGGAGCCGTCCAAGGACGAGTTCCTGCCGATCTTCACCTCGGTCGAGGACGAGAGCAGCTGGTTCAGCAAGCCCGCGCCCACCGCCGACCACCGCGAGCGCGACCCCGGCTGGTCCTCGCCCGCCGACGCCGGCTGGCAGGCCGCCGGCAGCGCCGCCGAGCCCGCGCAGAGCGGGACCACGAACTCCGGCTTGCCGAAGCGCACGCCGAGAGCGAACCTGGTACCGGGCACCGCGAACCCCCAACCGCCGCCCGCTCCCGCTCCTCCGCTGTCCCCCGACCGGTTACGCAGCAGACTGGCCAGCTACCAGCAGGGCGTGCGCAAGGGCCGGTCCGAGCTTGAGGAGGACTCATGAAGGAGCTGAGTCAAGCTGCCAGGGACATGAACTGGCTGGTGAGCAGCTTCGTCGAGGAGGTGCCCGGCGTCGCGCACGCCGTGGTCGTCTCCGCCGACGGCCTGCCCATGGCCTTCTCCCGCGGGTTCCCGAAGGACCGCGCCGACCAGCTCGCCGCCATCGCGGCCGGCCTGGTCAGCCTCACGGCGGGCTCGGCCCGCGTGTTCGAGGGCGGCGGCGTGACCCAGACCCTGGTCGAGATGGAGCGCGGCCTGCTGCTCGTGATGTCGATCAGCGACGGCTCGTCGCTGGCGGTGCTGGCCGCGCCCGACTGCGACATGGGGCTGGTGGCGTACCAGATGACGATCCTGGTCGAGCGCGCGG is part of the Nonomuraea coxensis DSM 45129 genome and encodes:
- a CDS encoding roadblock/LC7 domain-containing protein, with translation MKELSQAARDMNWLVSSFVEEVPGVAHAVVVSADGLPMAFSRGFPKDRADQLAAIAAGLVSLTAGSARVFEGGGVTQTLVEMERGLLLVMSISDGSSLAVLAAPDCDMGLVAYQMTILVERAGQVLTPAVRAELSGRPW